One Burkholderia gladioli genomic window, TGTGTCGCACACGTGTGGCGCAGCATGTGAGGCGTAACATGACGAGCAATACCCGCTGCTCTGGAAATTCGTCGCAATTCAGCCCGCACGCTGACGGTTGAAATTGGCCTTCCGCCCGCCGAGACAAACAGCCGCTCGCTAGACGCTTGGACCGATTGACGGTATGCGAGGTACTTCTCCATCTTCCGATATAGCGGCTTCTGTAACAGATAAACCAGGCGCTGCCGGTTTCCTTTACCGTGAATAACTAGAGACCCACTCGCGAGAGACACGTCTGTAAGGTCGATCGCAACGAGCTCGCCGACCCTGATGCCCGTATCAAGTAATAAGTGGACGGCAATCTTGCTGCGAATCGCGTCAAAGTCGTCTGTGCCGCGGCACCAGATTAGTGCCTTTCGCAGCGACTCCCTATCACCTCTATCGAGTGCCCGTGGAAGACGCTTGGGTAATCTTATCCGCTCATTGAGCATATCGAACGGATTCTCGCTGATCAGCTTTTCACGCTGGACCCATTTAAAGAATAACTTCAGGCTTGCCAGTCGACGTTTTATGGTTGTCTCTTTGAGCCGACGCTGCACACGCAGGTACTCGATATACCCCCGTAGATGTTCCGTTCGAATGCTTTCGAGTTTTCCACGTCGACCAAGGTGTCGAAGTGCGTCATCGAGATCACTGGTGTACGCCCGCAACGTATTCTCGGATAAGCTAACGGCCAATCCGCAGTGCCGCAGGAATTTTTTTTTTGCTTCCGTC contains:
- a CDS encoding tyrosine-type recombinase/integrase → MTLTEAKKKFLRHCGLAVSLSENTLRAYTSDLDDALRHLGRRGKLESIRTEHLRGYIEYLRVQRRLKETTIKRRLASLKLFFKWVQREKLISENPFDMLNERIRLPKRLPRALDRGDRESLRKALIWCRGTDDFDAIRSKIAVHLLLDTGIRVGELVAIDLTDVSLASGSLVIHGKGNRQRLVYLLQKPLYRKMEKYLAYRQSVQASSERLFVSAGGRPISTVSVRAELRRISRAAGIARHVTPHMLRHTCATQWLEGGLDIRYVQKLLGHQSISTTEIYTHVSDQGLREALFRATGGFRR